The DNA region AAGGTTAATAGTCTTGAAAGTGAAAATAAAGAGATGGAAATGGAAATAAAATCTCTTAGAAATGAAAAAGCAGTATTTGATAAAACATTAAATGGTGAAATAAATAAATTAAATAAAAGTCATAATTCTGAAATATTTGAAATTAAGAAAGATATCAGAATTCTTGAAGATCAATTGGATAGAGAAAGAAAATACAGATATGAATTAAATAATTTAAGAGAATACATGTTTCAGGTGAAAAATGAATATATTCCTATTAAGTCTGATAAAAACTTGGATCATTATATTCAGAATAAAAATATTTTAATAATAGGTGGAAGTAAATATTGGAGAATGAGATTTAAAGAAAAATACAATGAAATACGTACATTAAATGGATTTAATGAAAATTTTGATACAAGTATTTTAAAAAATGTGGATTATGTATTTTTCTATACAGGGCTTATGAGCCACTCTACATATAATAAAGCTATGAAAGTGATAAGAATAAATCAAATTAAGTTTGGATATATTGGAAAAACAAACATAGACCTTGTGGAAGAGGAAATTATTGAAGAATTAAAAAAATGTGACATAGGGGGGAAGGCAAATTTATCAGATTAAGGCGTCTAAGAATAAATAATAAGTCAAAGCTAGCATACTGGTTATTTATTTCTTTGAAGATGACTAAAACAATTGCTGATAAATTGAAATATTTATGGAGATAGCTGTATTTGTAAATGATAATGGTAAAACAATATCTTTTAATGAAAGTGGCATAATAAATGTATATTCAAAAGAAGAAGAATGGCAGATTACAAAAAAAATTCCATTTGATATTACTAATATAATTGATAAAGATATAATATGTGAAAAAATGAGAGATATGGCTGAATCCTTGGATAAATGCAAGGTCATAATAGCATCAGAAGTTAAAGGTGTTTTTTATACAGTTTTGGATTGTATGGAATTTGATATCTGGACTATAGATGGAATGCCAGAGGAATTTTTAGAATATGTGTTTAGAAGAGAGCAGGAAGAGAAAATTGAAAAAATTAGTAGGGAAGAGGCACCGGTACCTATAGAAAAAGGACAACCTAAACATTATTATATTGATTTAAGAACAGTTATGGAGGGTAATGAGAAGGTTAGTTCTAAACAGGTACTTTTACCATTCTTTCAAAATGTTAAATTTGAGGAACTGGAGATTTATTGTACCCATGTTCCAAGATGGTTTGAAGATAAATTTAAAAATTTGAATTTGGGATTTTTTGCTGAGTCTATAAGTTCAAAATTGGTGAAAATAAAAGTCTATCATAAATAAGTCTATTTTAAGAAGTCTATTTTAAGGGGCTGTCTCACAATACATATCTATGTATTGTGAGACAGCTCTTTGATTATTCTACTATTTATTATCAGATGTCTAAATTATCAATGAATCTTACTTGGTGGGAGTTTGTACTCCCACCAAGTTTAGATGAATTATCCAAAGATGTGTCGCTGTTATCGTATAAAAATTATTTCAATATAGTTTTAATAAGTAAAAGTATTTAAGAAGTTCTTAGCGGCAGGTGAAAGATAGCCGTCTTTCATCCATATGGCAGCTATTTGAGTTGTTAGGGATTTGTCATCAATTTCTTTATAAAGTAAATCTGAGGAACCTATCAGTTTAAGAGAAGATTTTGGAACTATGGCTATTCCAAGACCTGCATTTGCCCATAGCAAGGATGTTCTTGCATCTTCATTTTTGCAGAAAACCTTTGGCTGAAAGCCAGAATTTTCACAGGCTTCAGATATAATTTTTTCAAATCGTCTATAAAAAATCAAAGGCCTATCCTTTAGGACTTCCATTTTAATAATTTTATCATTATTCCAGTTTAAATTTTCAACCATAGCAGCTATCATAGGCTCTTTAGGTAAATAAATGTGATTTATGCCTGCTGTACTAAAAGGTGTTCTGACGATTGCAATTTCAATTATACCTCTATTTAATATTTCCATTAGTTTATAGGTATTCCCCTCATATATTTCAAAATTTACGGAAGGATATTTATTATGAAATTCATTTAATCTATTAGTCAGTAATGAAGAACCGGAAGAGGAAACTGTTCCTATAGATAAAGTCCCCTGAAGGCCTTCGTTGAAATCTTTAAGTTCAGCTATGGCGATTTTCGTTAAATTCAATATTTGTTTGGCACGATTATAAAGCATAAGTCCTGCAGCAGTTAATTTAATATTTCGGCTTCCTCTTTCCACAAGCTTTACACCTAATTCATTTTCAAGATTTTTTAATTGATAACTTAAAGGCGGCTGTGCCATATGAAGTTTTTTTGCAGCATTAGTTATCTGACCTTCCTCTACTATTGTGTAAAAATATTTTAATTGTTTGATATCTATAATAATCACTTCCCATATAGAAATTGTATATGACAGATACATATTATGTATTTTTTATATATGTTTATGTTTGATATAATGATAAAAGAAATATAAAAAATATTCAAGCCATCTGAAAATAATAAGTGAAAGATGTGATGTATATTTTACATCTAAGGGGGTTACACTTTGTTTAAACTATTGAGATTTGCTAAACCATATAAAAAACAAATTATTTTAGGACCAATATTTAAATTGTTAGAAGCCATACTTGAAATATTAATGCCTACAATAATGGTTCTAATTGTAGATAAAGGTATAAAAATTAGAAGTATACCTTATATACTTGAAATAGGTGGACTAATGATTGTCATAGCTACATTAGGGGTTACGTCTGCTTTTACTTGTCAATATTTTGCCTCTATAGCATCTCAGGGCTTTGGAACAATTTTAAGAGAAAAATTATTTAATAAGATAGGCACTTTATCCTATAGTGAAATTGACGAATTTGGTACATCTTCTTTAATAAACCGTGTTACAAATGACATAAATCAGCTGCAACTAGCACTAGCAATGTTTATGCGGCTTGCCATAAGAGTGCCATTTTTATGTCTTGGTGGAATTATAATGGCAATGCTTTTAGATATAAAGCTCTCATCCATAATGTATTTATCCATGCCTATAATTGCC from Clostridium pasteurianum BC1 includes:
- a CDS encoding Fe-only nitrogenase accessory AnfO family protein, translated to MEIAVFVNDNGKTISFNESGIINVYSKEEEWQITKKIPFDITNIIDKDIICEKMRDMAESLDKCKVIIASEVKGVFYTVLDCMEFDIWTIDGMPEEFLEYVFRREQEEKIEKISREEAPVPIEKGQPKHYYIDLRTVMEGNEKVSSKQVLLPFFQNVKFEELEIYCTHVPRWFEDKFKNLNLGFFAESISSKLVKIKVYHK
- a CDS encoding LysR family transcriptional regulator — its product is MDIKQLKYFYTIVEEGQITNAAKKLHMAQPPLSYQLKNLENELGVKLVERGSRNIKLTAAGLMLYNRAKQILNLTKIAIAELKDFNEGLQGTLSIGTVSSSGSSLLTNRLNEFHNKYPSVNFEIYEGNTYKLMEILNRGIIEIAIVRTPFSTAGINHIYLPKEPMIAAMVENLNWNNDKIIKMEVLKDRPLIFYRRFEKIISEACENSGFQPKVFCKNEDARTSLLWANAGLGIAIVPKSSLKLIGSSDLLYKEIDDKSLTTQIAAIWMKDGYLSPAAKNFLNTFTY